The sequence CCTGTTTCTCAAGTATGGCATAAGGATGTATTCATCTTCTTATGGTTGGTAGTTACATATGTGTACCTGGCGCATGCATTAGCCGTCTTCACATGCATAGAaacagttaattttttatctataagCCAAGGGATAAATCATGGGATGGGAACTTCTATTCCTGCATGAGAATttcatgtttaatttaatcacaataaaacaaaatgcaCCTCAAGATATGGGGACGATCCCAAAGCAGCATCTTTTAACACCCCAGCAACAGCAACACCAACTAGAAATGGAAGTGGGATGAGGTATAGCTTCCTCTCATGTGCACAATAAGACATTTCACTGATTGAAGTGACGGTAAACAGGGGTATAGATAAGTATTTGACAACCGCTAAGACAAGGTCGACAATGAGTTGAATGAAATTGTCCAATGTTTTGTTCCAAGGGAAGCTCTTTACTGGCTGAGGCGAACTATCCCACAATCTTCTTGCCTTTTCCACAATATCGCCTATACTTAGTTGCCTAGAATCACCTGACTGATCAGCAGCCATGTTCATACTGCAAAAGACTCTTCGGGTATTTTGACATAATTGATTTGGTTTCCAACTCAACATGCAGCTCTGAGTTCTACGGACTGATAGAAGGTTCTGCAGAGGACAGGAAAAATCGTCACGGGGAAAACCAATAAAAGGGATTTGAAGTGCtagaaacatattttaaaactcaTAAGTTGCAACACAGTGCCAAAGCAGCAAAAACTTGCCAAATGTCAAACTACATCTACTCAAAGAAAAGGATACGGAGAAAGAAGGACGACAGCTTGGTCAAGAATTTTTCTGAATTACTATCATCAAAACAGAAAACCCACTTAAAATTTTCTCGTAATTCCATTAACCCATCTCGGAAGAAACTATACCCCGACAAACAATTCCGtaaatggaacaaaaaattgaaatgcatATTTTTGTCTAGAAATTCAGAGAACGCGACTGATAACCTGAAGCGAGTGAACAGCTGAAGCATTGAAATTGAGAGCCATTTTCTCTGCGGTAAAACAGCAAAACTGAGAGAGGATATCAGAGAGTGTTACTACAACTATGGGAAAATGGCACAGcgttttcaagaaaatttcagAAACCTTTTCCTGAAGAGTCAAAAACCCACGGGCTCGAAATATGggttctttttttcctttttttagcGGTTTCAGATTAGGTCCAATTTCTTTCGATTTCTTCTCTTATTTTTGgcaaaattgcacttttcacCCTATAAATTAGGGACATGgtaattttgatcccataCTTTTAGGAAGATAATGAAGTAAGTCCGGTAATTGTAAAAAGAAGTGGCATTTGTAGTTGCCTTGACAACCGACTGCGGTGGAAAAATGCAGTTTATTCCTGTGATACGAGAAATGAGTGAGCcaaaaaacacacatacacacacaaaataataataataaggtaaCCACATGCTTGCTTAATTGTAGAATGTAGTAAACagtaatgtataattattagttattaaaaaaaaaattaaaatgagtatatgtactattatttcatattggatgtaaatgagaaatttaaaaagaattaaatttcttCTCTTCCACCATGTCCTTTGgggaaaacaagaaaaatgtcaaaatagaCAATATCTCATAATATCTCGCTGGTACATTTAATCAAGTTAATAAATGATTGGCatgtgaataatattttatgtatctaTATGAAACACGGtgagtattaaaaataagtattttaaaagagtcaaatggaaaattttaataaactaaaaattaaaaacataaatcgttattaaaaacaatatgtttcttttctatagtttttttttttttttaatctggTTTTTATAGgttggttttattttataataaattagaaggttaatatttctaactaattaaaagaattgatatgattcaaacaatcaaaataacataagagagaaagagaatggaaga comes from Sesamum indicum cultivar Zhongzhi No. 13 linkage group LG10, S_indicum_v1.0, whole genome shotgun sequence and encodes:
- the LOC105172855 gene encoding uncharacterized protein LOC105172855 — protein: MALNFNASAVHSLQNLLSVRRTQSCMLSWKPNQLCQNTRRVFCSMNMAADQSGDSRQLSIGDIVEKARRLWDSSPQPVKSFPWNKTLDNFIQLIVDLVLAVVKYLSIPLFTVTSISEMSYCAHERKLYLIPLPFLVGVAVAGVLKDAALGSSPYLERAEVPWHLIAVVIFFALLKFPGPYYPYWGRIFIPHFANGALLRTLWFMFLWSRRPRRTSENNQPDSMTDNQKADEA